The DNA segment ATATATAAGTGTTTTGGGTatcttattttgtttatttttggaACATTATATTAATGACGTATTCATTTACACACacatttatcattttttttttcacacgcaacgcgtgtgccaATATTGCtagtattaattattaattaaattgattaataaGTAAAGTTGAAGTgcgtttttattattgttattattattaaaatatttatcaaatcgTTCGAAATTATATAATCCCCAATGATTTGGCGCGTTGCGATATCGCTACAGTAACCACACAACAAAGTTGGTAATCTCCACTCGCTATCTTACACCGTAAATGCGATGCATCAGCGGTCCACACGAGCGCGTATTCTTTCTTCTCTTGTTAGGAGAGTGACATTTCAATTTTCGCCACTTCAAAATCCATTCACCAGAAAGCACACTTACGCCGCGATCGTTTCATTTTCAGTAAAATTTGTCTTTCAAGACTCTCCTTTTGATTTCTCGCGAAAACCTAGCAATCATTCGTTGTGTATGGATAACATTGCTCTGAAGCGCAGTGTAGTTGAGGTTTATTTTCTTCCAAGCCTAAGCTGAAGTTCACAAACATCCGGTGAAGTTGAGTTTTTTTGGCTCATTTGAGGCTGTGTTTTCGACGATCTTCAGTTTGAGGTATTACCGGTGATTATTCGgtgtttttcttttattattattttttccttCTGCGAGTGAAATATTGTAGAGTGCTGGATGTAAAATCTTCGTGGTCGATGCAGTGTGTGACGAATGTATGGTGTGATTTATGCTCGGTTTGATTTTTAAAGCAAATGCAATGAGATTATATTGATAAAACAAAAGGTGCGTAAAGCGAAAGGAAAATTTGAGTTGAGTTTAATTCTGTACGTGGGAAGAGGTTCAAGACAGTGGATAGTGAAATTTTACTAGGAGCAACGGAAATGCACTGCAAACTTCGTTACCtggtttataattaatttttgaagtcTGAGCTTATTTGTGGGCCGTAGGGTAGCGACATTGCAGCTTGAGCTTAAATACTTGTTGATTATTGTTCTGATTATCCTAGTTTGGAATTCGCTGAAACTATATAGTGGGTCTCTAGCTCGAGAAAAAATTGTGGTTTGCCATTTGTTATCCAAATTTCTTTTGGTTACTTCAAAATAAACTAACGCAGAGAAGATTCTTGTGTGCAcgcaaatttttttaattgcatTATTTTCTGATTAATTAACTTTTCTTTGTTTGCAAAGATTGGAGTTAGAAAATGTCTCGCAGAAGAGAAAGACGGAGTGAGGGCAATAGAGAATCTGAGATAGAAGAGCTGAGAATCAGATACTTTAGGGAACTGAGGGATGGAAGAGTCAAGATAAGAGGTTCTGGGACGTCTCTCCTATGCCCTCACTGTCGAGATAATGGAAGAAGAGAGTATGACTTCGGGGGGCTGAAAAGGCATGCAATTCGTATCGGTAATGACTCAAAAAGTGCAAGCTTTAGAGAAATAGCTCAACATTTGGGGCTGCTCAAGTATTTGGATTGGTGTGCACCAATGGAGGGGATGACATCTTCATCAGGTAAGAGAAGTCCCAAGAGAAAAAAAAGTCAGCCTGATGACAAGAGCAAATTAGAAAAACCTATAGGGAGAACCATGCTACCAAATGATTCGAATGATGATCGAAAAATGTCGTTCTCCTTTGAAAGGACTATTAAAACTGTTGATAAGTTTGAGCAAACTGAGGAAGCTGTGATCCAGGCTTCAACAAGAACTGCTGAGCCTCGAGAAGCAATGCATGAACCTAGGAAGATAATGAAAAAGAAAGGGGATGTTGGTGACATGGATGATTTATGTATGGAACCTGGGGAAATATTTGCTGAACCATGTGATATTGGTGTGGTTGCCAAATATTCTGTTGAAAAATCTCGTGGAAGAGACATCGGAGGAAATTCACATTCCATATTGCTTGGACCTGTGTTTCCACATACTCATAAAGGTTGTGATGAACCTATAGTTTGGCCTTGGATGGCAGTTATTGCCAACCTTCCAGTTGAACAAAAAGATGGAAGATATGTAGGTGACAGTGGAAGAGTACTGAAAGAGAAGTGGATAAGCCAAGGATACAATCCTGTGAAGGTTCATCCTCTATGGAACTTTCAGGGTCACTCAGGTTATGCAGTGGTCGACTTTAGCAAAGATTGGGAAGGATTTAAGAATGCTATGGCATTTGAAAAGGCATTTGAAATGAATCGTTGTGGGAAGAGGGATTGGTATGCAGCCAAAGATAGAGGAGATAAGCTCTACGGTTGGCTTGCCCGTGAAGATGATTATAGATCAGGCGGGCTTCTGGGTAAACACCTCCGGAAGAATGGAGATCTCAAGACTGTGTCTGACATACAGATAACTGATAAGAGAAATAACATGAAACTTCTATCCAATTTGAGCGAGGCATTGGAATCGAAGAGCAAAAAATGCGAAGAAATAAAAGAGAACATCAGCAAAACTGATATATTTGTTTGCAATAATTTGGCTCAAATGGAACATATGGTTCAAAAATTTAATGAAGGTACTGTCTGAAGGACAAATGTTAGTTCTGGTGAATGCTTTACCTGAAATTTAGGTTACTTCACATGCATGTTCTGGGCAATATTCCCTCTCTTATGCTATTATGTTAGACTAAAgaactaaatttttttctttagtAAAAGGCGATAACTAATTTTCATTTGCTGTTTAAACAAGAAATGAAGAAGATGCAGGACGATGCATCTGATAAGCTGAGGAAAGTTTCTGAGGACCATGCGAGAAGTAAAGCAGAGTTGGAGGCTCAGAGAGATGTGCTGGAATCAAGGGAGAAAGAACTAAAAGGGCTTCAGCATCTGAATCAAAGTGAGAGGAGGAAGCTCCATTACCAAAAGGAAATGGTAACACATATGCAAAGTGTTTTTCTCCATTCATTACTTTTGATATTATAGAAAATCTAAGAAACTGGGTGAAATAAGCAGCTTGTATGTTCATGTGTTATCTGAAATTTCTTAAATGGTTTTGTTGAGTAACTGTGGCTAAGAAAACAAAATTCACCTATTGTGGAAATGCTATACTGGTTTCTAGCCTTGTGATCATACAACGATGCCAATTAATTTAGAATCTGAAGTTCTTATATCTGCAGATTTTTTCTGCTTTTTCTTCCTTATAGTCTTACTTTATGGAGAATATCTTTAATGCATGCTAAGTTTTCAATCTGGGTTCGATGTGGCGGATTTGGGTTAAGAGGAATCCAGTTTATGCAATGTATTTAACTATAGGTTGAGAGTCATGGTCTTATATGGGCCAACACCATACTCACCTCATTGGCATCTTTTCCAGGAATGCTGGTGTAGACCTTAGGTGTAGATTGATCTATTTCCTTCCGTTAATCATCGTGCATGCTCTTAACCTTAGGTTTGCTTGAAGATGTAAGATTGTGTCGACCATTATGCTGTATTGTAATGGATGACTGTTCCTGCAAATTTCTTGGTACTTTCAGCAGAAAACTTTGAATTCGAATGACCAGATGACTTTCTGCAGATTGAGATGGCTATCAGAGAACAAAATAACGCTGATGATAAGATGCTGAAACTTGCAGATGATCATAAGGTCCAGTGTACCTGTTGGCCCTTTAAACTGCTGTCTTGGACAAAGGGAGTACATATGTTTTTATTATTGGATagcttttttgttttattatttttccttCGATGTTTGTTTACAGAGAGATAAGGAGCTTcttcataaaaaaatcattgaaCTTGAAGTAAACCTAGATCAAAAGCAAGCTCTGGAGTTGCAGATAGAGAGCTTAAAGGGTACTGTTGAAGTGATGAAGCACATGACTGAAGGAAGTGAAAAAGAGGAGAAGAAATTGGAGTCAATTAAAGAGGAGCTCCGAGAAAAAGAAGATGAACTTGAAGGTCTAGATTCCCTTAATCAAGCTCTTATTGTTAAAGAGAGAAATACTAATGATGAGTTGCAAGACGCTCGCAAACAACTAATCAATGTGAGTTTTTCCGTATTTTTCTTATTGTAGACCATAGAATAAATCCATTTTATTTCCTTCATTTCGTATTAACAGGAAAGCATGTTATTCTTAACTTTTGGGTAAGACAAAACATTCTTGATGTTTGAGCATCTCCACAGTTTCCTTTCTATCAACCAGTATTTTAATACCCTATGCTTAATTGGTTAAATTTCCTTCAGCGATTTGACTCCTATTACTAAAATATTCCTCGAAATCCACACAGAAAGATCATTCAACGCTTTTCCATTACGACAATATGGGCGAAgtcaattatattttttttcttttttttttgctaGAGCAAAATATGAAATTCGTAAGTGTCGTGGTTCCTATGCACAcctctttgaattatttttatcatcctGATCTCATCCTTGCCACTTTATCTTTACAATAATAATTATATGAGGCTAGAGGTGAGAAGGTTGAAGTTtcacttaaataaattacacaatgtgtgtgtatttgataacacaatgcatgtctttagtaatttttttttttcaacatgcTTGTGTTATTATTATCCCCCCTCCACACCCCCACCCCCCCACTCCCCCACCCATGCGAACAATTATTCatgtgaatttttttaaatatatatatatatatatatttatttggggCATATGTTTGGACATTTGTGGGGGTGGGGTTATTACTTGATGAGGCTAGAGGTGAGAAGGTTGAAGTTtcacttaaataaattacacaatatgtgtatttgataacgcaatgcatgtctttagtaaaaatttcttttttcaACATGCTTGTGTTATTATTATTTCCCCCATCCCTCCCCCTCCTCCTCCCCCCACATGCGAACAATTATTcatgtgaattttttttaaaaatatatatatatatttggggcATTTTTTTGGACATTTGTGGGGGTGGGGTTATTATTTGGGTATCAAACATTTATTCATGATTTTGTTTTGCACACATTGGCTTTAAGCTTGCCATTGATATATAGTCATTGGCAATCCTTCAGTTGTTTCAGGAACTACTTAGGCAGTGTTTGGTAGAACTTCAGGTAAGGCACGTCTTagctttttttaacaaaattttgaaaggaAAAACTGAGAAGTGCTTTTTATAAGCTGTCCCAAACATTATCTTATTCATCTAATTATTTCAAATACTTTTTCAATCCCAAGGACtgagattattttaaaataaatatcagATAAGGCCCATGCAGGATgggaaaatgatttttttggcCTATTAACTTgtctatttttttgttttggtccattaacttttcaaatttggttttgatattttaacttttaatttttttttattttggtccaaTTGCTGACGTTACAACTTGACATGTCATCATTTTCCTGTGCCACATCATCATTTTTCGATGCCGCATCAGCATTTTCCGATGCCACGTCAGCTATTGGACCAAAATGGTTGAAAACTAAAAGTTAGTGGACAAAAACCAAACaatgaaaagttaatggaccaaaaccaaaaaaatagacaacttaatggaccaaaaaaactATTTTCCCAGATTTACTACTTTTGTGCAGGTTGTTTGTTTCGTGGTTAGATTTTCGTGCCTTTGTTTACATTATGAGATtgtccttttctttttttttgttttggtaaTTACATGTTAGAGCTAGAGCTGACTACGGTTCAGTTCGAACTGCTAACTGAAGCCAGGATTATCTTTTAAAACTAGAACAAAAATTGTTTTCTAGTTCCCTATCAAAATAGGTATCAAAACCAAGGATttatgagttatgatttgctGGGATTCCAATAAAGAGGAATCTGGATCTGGAGGCGAAACCATGTAGAGTTGAAAGCTTAGATCCA comes from the Henckelia pumila isolate YLH828 chromosome 1, ASM3356847v2, whole genome shotgun sequence genome and includes:
- the LOC140876457 gene encoding factor of DNA methylation 4-like; the protein is MSRRRERRSEGNRESEIEELRIRYFRELRDGRVKIRGSGTSLLCPHCRDNGRREYDFGGLKRHAIRIGNDSKSASFREIAQHLGLLKYLDWCAPMEGMTSSSGKRSPKRKKSQPDDKSKLEKPIGRTMLPNDSNDDRKMSFSFERTIKTVDKFEQTEEAVIQASTRTAEPREAMHEPRKIMKKKGDVGDMDDLCMEPGEIFAEPCDIGVVAKYSVEKSRGRDIGGNSHSILLGPVFPHTHKGCDEPIVWPWMAVIANLPVEQKDGRYVGDSGRVLKEKWISQGYNPVKVHPLWNFQGHSGYAVVDFSKDWEGFKNAMAFEKAFEMNRCGKRDWYAAKDRGDKLYGWLAREDDYRSGGLLGKHLRKNGDLKTVSDIQITDKRNNMKLLSNLSEALESKSKKCEEIKENISKTDIFVCNNLAQMEHMVQKFNEEMKKMQDDASDKLRKVSEDHARSKAELEAQRDVLESREKELKGLQHLNQSERRKLHYQKEMIEMAIREQNNADDKMLKLADDHKRDKELLHKKIIELEVNLDQKQALELQIESLKGTVEVMKHMTEGSEKEEKKLESIKEELREKEDELEGLDSLNQALIVKERNTNDELQDARKQLINCLRDSRANICVKKMGELDAKPFFRFERRKNSNKEKAFEKAAKICSLWEDYLRDPGWHPYKVISVGGKHKEILDEDDEKLKELKAELGDEIYEAVTVALNEMNDYNPSGRYPVPELWNTKEKRKVSLTEGIQHLLKQWKFFKAKNRRN